A single window of Hymenobacter sp. APR13 DNA harbors:
- a CDS encoding SMP-30/gluconolactonase/LRE family protein, whose translation MPVFSFITAPAAGHMRHFAAATLLLGGLLTASCSNDDDDDMATPTAPDSVAFTVSNLYPEGVQYDAKNSRFLVSSLTTGNVGQVKDDGTYSVFAPGSGAGIISAVGMNLDDSRNRLLVASSNGTLRNVAKLVSFNRDNGQVLFNTDLGALRSAPNHFANDIAVDNQGNAYVTDSFAPVIYKVDAQGVASVFLDNQQLAAPAGAFGLNGIVFHPDGFLLVAKSDEGALFKVPVSNPAGFTRVTTTGLDLRAADGLLLQDSNTLQVVTNSQSKVYRLSTSNSWAAATLSSTFATLPQYPTTLTRRGVDSYVLYANLDKMMQNPPVSVFTIGKVRF comes from the coding sequence ATGCCCGTATTTTCTTTTATCACAGCACCCGCAGCCGGCCACATGCGGCACTTTGCAGCGGCCACCCTCCTGCTAGGCGGCCTGCTGACGGCCTCCTGCTCCAACGACGATGACGACGACATGGCCACGCCAACCGCCCCCGACTCGGTGGCCTTCACCGTGTCCAACCTCTACCCCGAAGGCGTGCAGTACGACGCCAAAAACAGCCGTTTCCTGGTCAGCTCCCTCACCACCGGCAATGTGGGCCAGGTGAAAGACGACGGCACCTACAGCGTCTTTGCCCCCGGCTCCGGCGCCGGCATCATTTCGGCGGTGGGCATGAACCTCGACGACAGCCGCAACCGTCTGCTGGTGGCCTCGTCCAACGGCACGCTGCGCAACGTGGCCAAGCTTGTGAGCTTCAACCGCGACAATGGGCAGGTGCTGTTCAACACCGACCTAGGCGCCCTGCGCAGCGCCCCCAACCACTTCGCCAATGACATTGCCGTAGATAACCAGGGCAACGCCTACGTCACCGACAGCTTCGCGCCGGTGATTTACAAGGTGGATGCGCAGGGCGTGGCCTCGGTGTTTCTCGACAATCAGCAGCTGGCCGCGCCAGCCGGTGCGTTCGGTCTCAATGGCATCGTGTTCCATCCCGACGGCTTTTTACTGGTGGCCAAGTCTGACGAAGGCGCGCTGTTCAAAGTGCCCGTCAGCAACCCCGCTGGCTTCACCCGCGTGACCACCACTGGCCTCGACCTGCGTGCTGCCGACGGCCTGTTGCTGCAGGACAGCAATACGCTGCAGGTAGTGACTAACAGCCAAAGCAAAGTGTACCGCCTCAGCACCAGCAACAGTTGGGCCGCTGCCACGCTCAGTAGCACTTTCGCTACACTGCCCCAGTACCCCACTACCCTCACCCGCCGCGGCGTCGACAGCTACGTGCTGTATGCCAACCTCGATAAGATGATGCAAAACCCGCCCGTGTCGGTGTTTACCATTGGTAAAGTGCGGTTTTAG
- a CDS encoding DUF2256 domain-containing protein, with protein sequence MPVPQKLVKGNLPTKICLTCGRPFEYRKKWRNSWDEVKYCGEKCQRNKPKPGPGSAG encoded by the coding sequence ATGCCTGTTCCCCAAAAGCTCGTCAAGGGCAACCTGCCCACCAAAATCTGCCTCACCTGCGGCCGCCCCTTCGAGTATCGCAAGAAGTGGCGCAACAGCTGGGACGAGGTGAAATACTGCGGCGAGAAGTGCCAGCGCAACAAGCCGAAGCCGGGGCCGGGCTCGGCCGGCTAA